In a genomic window of Deltaproteobacteria bacterium:
- a CDS encoding alkaline phosphatase family protein, with translation MSPKKSKAKKTILLGLDGADPLMVKRFMDERKLPNLKKVMDMGTTTESLSMLGVHPTITPPNWASLATGANPGTHGITCFWNHTIGKDLLTLSYGFNSRLSEAEFIWDAAARAGKKSILFNYPTAWPPTNKEHTIVVDGSMVVVNTRAMVAHETIYYCKEGDFPIEETPHFTDETGVDCMIEGEVDEKDFDVSEGEAVATTALEGFKIKALEERRAAGMGALRYDQVKTPIKPARGWKSEASSAKEVVLPVNNGLERRYGLIVAADGQKYNRLKIYSKKQEEEPIGEARAGEWSEWIYDRFRIAGETRPVAYKIKILNLEEDGSSMDFYCSYTIDLSNDIWMYPRKLGAELYEKIGPIMHHSYCGIHSLMAEAHAQMYDWYARALLYLIANYEWELLYVHVHALDYANHIYQNAILEEHNPNYQKHIDNLYRYYKISDDLVGEMLKVMDEDTLLFVVSDHGGMSREAGCETPLVGDPHSVAGKVMEDLGYMVVDRKKEPPEIIWEKTRAISQRSGYIYINLKGREPHGSVEPEEYNALVEKIIDDLLCMRDPGNGRRPIALALRKEDMPMLGLYGNHVGDIYFTFNSSWTRVHGTQLTTSVYKGTSVGCLFMAAGPGIKKGEIIKRPVNVIDIVPTICHLTDIPLPRDVEGGIIYQALEGF, from the coding sequence ATGTCACCTAAAAAATCGAAAGCAAAGAAAACGATTCTCCTGGGCCTTGACGGCGCTGACCCCTTAATGGTGAAGCGTTTTATGGATGAGAGGAAACTGCCAAACCTGAAAAAGGTCATGGACATGGGCACGACCACCGAATCTTTATCAATGCTCGGGGTGCATCCGACCATCACCCCGCCGAACTGGGCGAGCCTGGCCACCGGAGCGAATCCGGGGACACATGGCATCACCTGTTTCTGGAACCACACCATTGGTAAGGACCTGCTCACGCTGAGCTATGGCTTCAATTCACGGCTCAGTGAGGCGGAATTTATCTGGGACGCCGCAGCCAGAGCTGGTAAAAAGAGCATCCTCTTCAACTATCCCACCGCCTGGCCCCCGACCAATAAGGAACATACCATCGTGGTGGACGGCTCGATGGTCGTCGTCAACACCAGGGCCATGGTCGCTCATGAAACCATCTATTATTGCAAGGAGGGTGATTTCCCTATTGAAGAAACCCCGCATTTTACGGATGAGACCGGGGTGGACTGCATGATCGAAGGGGAAGTTGACGAAAAAGACTTTGACGTCTCCGAAGGCGAGGCCGTGGCCACCACCGCCCTGGAGGGCTTTAAGATCAAGGCCCTCGAGGAAAGGCGCGCTGCGGGCATGGGGGCCTTGAGGTACGACCAGGTCAAGACCCCGATTAAACCGGCCCGCGGCTGGAAGAGTGAGGCCAGTTCGGCCAAAGAGGTGGTTTTACCGGTTAATAACGGGCTGGAGAGGCGCTATGGATTGATCGTCGCGGCAGACGGCCAGAAGTATAACAGGCTTAAAATTTACTCCAAAAAGCAGGAGGAGGAGCCTATTGGAGAAGCTCGGGCCGGGGAATGGAGTGAATGGATATACGATCGTTTCAGGATCGCGGGAGAGACAAGGCCGGTGGCTTACAAGATAAAGATACTGAATCTTGAAGAAGACGGCTCAAGCATGGATTTCTATTGTTCCTACACCATAGACCTGTCTAACGATATATGGATGTACCCCCGCAAATTAGGGGCCGAGCTTTACGAAAAAATAGGCCCGATAATGCATCACTCTTACTGCGGGATTCATAGCCTCATGGCCGAGGCGCACGCTCAGATGTATGACTGGTACGCCAGGGCCCTCTTATACCTGATTGCCAACTATGAATGGGAGCTGCTGTATGTCCATGTCCACGCCTTAGATTATGCCAATCACATCTATCAAAATGCAATTCTGGAAGAGCACAACCCGAATTATCAGAAGCACATTGACAACCTGTACAGGTATTACAAGATTTCAGATGATCTTGTCGGAGAAATGCTCAAGGTCATGGATGAGGATACTCTGCTCTTCGTCGTCTCGGACCACGGCGGGATGAGCCGTGAAGCCGGGTGTGAGACGCCTCTTGTGGGCGATCCCCACAGCGTTGCGGGCAAGGTCATGGAAGACCTGGGCTACATGGTTGTGGACCGGAAAAAAGAGCCGCCTGAAATCATCTGGGAGAAGACCAGGGCCATCAGTCAGCGCTCCGGTTATATCTATATCAACCTCAAGGGCCGGGAACCCCATGGCAGCGTGGAGCCTGAGGAGTACAACGCCCTGGTGGAAAAGATAATTGATGATCTCCTGTGCATGAGAGACCCTGGCAATGGCCGGCGGCCGATCGCTTTAGCCCTAAGAAAAGAAGATATGCCCATGTTAGGGCTATACGGGAACCATGTGGGGGATATTTACTTCACCTTCAACTCCAGCTGGACCAGAGTTCATGGCACCCAGCTTACCACAAGCGTTTACAAAGGCACTTCTGTTGGATGCCTGTTCATGGCTGCCGGTCCGGGAATCAAGAAGGGTGAAATTATTAAGCGGCCGGTAAATGTCATTGATATCGTGCCCACCATCTGTCATTTGACCGACATTCCTCTTCCAAGAGATGTCGAGGGTGGGATTATCTACCAGGCTCTGGAAGGGTTTTAA
- the traF gene encoding conjugal transfer protein TraF produces the protein MPSSLITELNEKNFDSETFDSEGPVLVYFGAEQRCGICMKLVPLLEELAEEYAGKLKVRKVNVDQCPSLATRFRLRGIPALFLFKDGLVEEQLGGFHEKAALVSVLDKHLR, from the coding sequence TTGCCTTCAAGTTTAATCACGGAACTCAATGAAAAAAATTTTGACAGCGAGACTTTTGACAGCGAAGGGCCTGTCCTGGTCTATTTCGGGGCTGAGCAGCGCTGTGGGATTTGCATGAAGCTTGTTCCGCTCCTTGAAGAGCTGGCCGAAGAATACGCCGGGAAACTCAAGGTGCGCAAAGTGAACGTTGATCAATGTCCATCCCTGGCCACAAGGTTCAGGCTGAGAGGCATTCCGGCTTTATTCCTGTTCAAAGACGGCCTGGTCGAGGAGCAGTTAGGAGGGTTTCATGAGAAGGCGGCGCTGGTTTCCGTTCTGGATAAGCATCTTCGTTAG